In Pristiophorus japonicus isolate sPriJap1 chromosome 2, sPriJap1.hap1, whole genome shotgun sequence, one genomic interval encodes:
- the paics gene encoding bifunctional phosphoribosylaminoimidazole carboxylase/phosphoribosylaminoimidazole succinocarboxamide synthetase isoform X1, with amino-acid sequence MTLPIVSFWCISPFNPSFRNLDAGAECSEVLISERSKASVGSASLEESVAPGLQSLPKMEKVGELKIGKKLNEGKTKEVYKLLDCPGQVLIQSKDQITAGNAARKDQMVGKAVLSTKTTVSIFKLLQDAGIKTAFEKQHGEISFVAANCQMIPIEWVCRRIATGSFLKRNPGVKEGYKFCPPKMEMFFKDDANNDPQWSEEQVIEAQFNCGGLLIEQCEVDIMNRTTLAVFEILEKAWATQDCTLVDMKVEFGVCACTKEVLLADVIDNDSWRLWPLGDRNLQKDKQVYRDLKEVTPEAMQMVKKNFEWVAERVQDLLVAKTSGRVVVIMGSCSDLDHSQKIKQACANYGIPCDLRISSAHKGTDETLKIKAAYEGDGVRTVFVAVAGRSNGLGPVLSGNSTCPVINCPPISADWGAEDVWSSLRMPSGLGCSTVLFPEAAALFAAQIFGQSDHLVWAKLRANMLSTWISLKQADKQLRNL; translated from the exons ATGACCCTCCCCATCGTATCATTTTGGTGCATCTCGCCCTTTAACCCCAGTTTCCGTAACCTGGACGCGGGAGCCGAATGTTCAGAAGTTTTAATTTCGGAGCGTTCCAAAGCTTCGGTTGGAAGCGCGAGTCTCGAGGAGTCAGTGGCGCCAG GTTTGCAAAGTTTACCCAAGATGGAGAAAGTTGGAG AACTGAAAATTGGCAAAAAACTGAATGAAGGAAAGACCAAGGAAGTTTATAAACTGCTGGATTGTCCAGGACAAGTATTGATTCAGTCCAAGGACCAGATTACAGCTGGAAATGCAGCCAGGAAAGATCAGATGGTGGGCAAGGCTGTGCTATCTACCAAAACCACTGTCTCTATCTTCAAATTGCTGCAGGATGCTG GCATAAAAACTGCATTTGAGAAGCAGCATGGGGAAATATCATTTGTGGCAGCTAACTGTCAAATGATTCCTATTGAGTGGGTCTGTAGAAGAATTGCCACTGGCTCTTTTCTGAAGAGAAATCCTGGTGTAAAAGAAGGATACAAGTTCTGCCCTCCAAAGATGGAGATGTTCTTTAAG GATGATGCAAACAATGACCCACAATGGTCTGAAGAACAAGTGATTGAGGCTCAGTTTAACTGTGGGGGACTGCTAATTGAACAGTGTGAAGTAGACATCATGAATCGTACCACTTTGGCTGTGTTTGAGATATTAGAGAAGGCTTGGGCAACTCAAGACTGTACACTTGTGGATATGAAA GTGGAGTTTGGAGTTTGTGCTTGTACCAAAGAGGTTTTACTTGCTGATGTCATTGATAATGACTCGTGGAGACTATGGCCTTTGGGGGAtcgaaacctgcaaaaggacaaacAG gtttaTCGTGATCTCAAAGAAGTGACTCCTGAGGCTATGCAAATGGTCAAGAAAAACTTTGAGTGGGTGGCAGAAAGAGTACAG GACTTGCTAGTGGCAAAGACCTCTGGAAGAGTGGTGGTGATTATGGGATCCTGCAGTGATCTTGATCATAGCCAAAAAATAAAACAAGCATGTGCAAATTATGGTATACCATGTGACCTGCGGATTTCATCTGCTCACAAAGGTACAGATGAAACACTGAAGATTAAAGCAGCATATGAAG GTGATGGTGTCCGTACTGTATTTGTAGCTGTTGCTGGCAGAAGTAATGGTTTAGGACCAGTGCTGTCTGGAAACTCCACTTGTCCTGTAATAAACTGTCCTCCCATCTCTGCTGATTGGGGTGCCGAAGATGTTTGGTCATCACTGCGAATGCCTAGTG GTCTTGGCTGTTCTACAGTTCTATTTCCTGAAGCAGCTGCCCTTTTTGCTGCTCAGATCTTTGGTCAGTCTGATCACTTGGTGTGGGCCAAGCTGCGGGCAAATATGTTGAGCACTTGGATCTCCCTGAAGCAAGCTGACAAGCAGTTGAGAAACCTGTGA
- the paics gene encoding bifunctional phosphoribosylaminoimidazole carboxylase/phosphoribosylaminoimidazole succinocarboxamide synthetase isoform X2, giving the protein MEKVGELKIGKKLNEGKTKEVYKLLDCPGQVLIQSKDQITAGNAARKDQMVGKAVLSTKTTVSIFKLLQDAGIKTAFEKQHGEISFVAANCQMIPIEWVCRRIATGSFLKRNPGVKEGYKFCPPKMEMFFKDDANNDPQWSEEQVIEAQFNCGGLLIEQCEVDIMNRTTLAVFEILEKAWATQDCTLVDMKVEFGVCACTKEVLLADVIDNDSWRLWPLGDRNLQKDKQVYRDLKEVTPEAMQMVKKNFEWVAERVQDLLVAKTSGRVVVIMGSCSDLDHSQKIKQACANYGIPCDLRISSAHKGTDETLKIKAAYEGDGVRTVFVAVAGRSNGLGPVLSGNSTCPVINCPPISADWGAEDVWSSLRMPSGLGCSTVLFPEAAALFAAQIFGQSDHLVWAKLRANMLSTWISLKQADKQLRNL; this is encoded by the exons ATGGAGAAAGTTGGAG AACTGAAAATTGGCAAAAAACTGAATGAAGGAAAGACCAAGGAAGTTTATAAACTGCTGGATTGTCCAGGACAAGTATTGATTCAGTCCAAGGACCAGATTACAGCTGGAAATGCAGCCAGGAAAGATCAGATGGTGGGCAAGGCTGTGCTATCTACCAAAACCACTGTCTCTATCTTCAAATTGCTGCAGGATGCTG GCATAAAAACTGCATTTGAGAAGCAGCATGGGGAAATATCATTTGTGGCAGCTAACTGTCAAATGATTCCTATTGAGTGGGTCTGTAGAAGAATTGCCACTGGCTCTTTTCTGAAGAGAAATCCTGGTGTAAAAGAAGGATACAAGTTCTGCCCTCCAAAGATGGAGATGTTCTTTAAG GATGATGCAAACAATGACCCACAATGGTCTGAAGAACAAGTGATTGAGGCTCAGTTTAACTGTGGGGGACTGCTAATTGAACAGTGTGAAGTAGACATCATGAATCGTACCACTTTGGCTGTGTTTGAGATATTAGAGAAGGCTTGGGCAACTCAAGACTGTACACTTGTGGATATGAAA GTGGAGTTTGGAGTTTGTGCTTGTACCAAAGAGGTTTTACTTGCTGATGTCATTGATAATGACTCGTGGAGACTATGGCCTTTGGGGGAtcgaaacctgcaaaaggacaaacAG gtttaTCGTGATCTCAAAGAAGTGACTCCTGAGGCTATGCAAATGGTCAAGAAAAACTTTGAGTGGGTGGCAGAAAGAGTACAG GACTTGCTAGTGGCAAAGACCTCTGGAAGAGTGGTGGTGATTATGGGATCCTGCAGTGATCTTGATCATAGCCAAAAAATAAAACAAGCATGTGCAAATTATGGTATACCATGTGACCTGCGGATTTCATCTGCTCACAAAGGTACAGATGAAACACTGAAGATTAAAGCAGCATATGAAG GTGATGGTGTCCGTACTGTATTTGTAGCTGTTGCTGGCAGAAGTAATGGTTTAGGACCAGTGCTGTCTGGAAACTCCACTTGTCCTGTAATAAACTGTCCTCCCATCTCTGCTGATTGGGGTGCCGAAGATGTTTGGTCATCACTGCGAATGCCTAGTG GTCTTGGCTGTTCTACAGTTCTATTTCCTGAAGCAGCTGCCCTTTTTGCTGCTCAGATCTTTGGTCAGTCTGATCACTTGGTGTGGGCCAAGCTGCGGGCAAATATGTTGAGCACTTGGATCTCCCTGAAGCAAGCTGACAAGCAGTTGAGAAACCTGTGA